Genomic DNA from Cloeon dipterum chromosome 3, ieCloDipt1.1, whole genome shotgun sequence:
CATTTCCTCCATCCAGAATTCAAACTGCTCCTGTATCGGCGATGGGGGATcgaatttcctgaatttttcaaacacagGCACGCCACCCACGCAAGGCGAAGAAACCACTCGAATATCTTATTAAaacacgaaaataaaaatatatattttttttcacaaaatttatatttaatgctttttaaacagTGTTATTGAATTAGGGTAGTAGATCTTATTAAATACAGCGACGGGGTATTTCTGGTCTTTCGGCAATACACACACGGCCAACTCAAACTCTCAGCAGAATGGTCAGGTCCGTGggttatcataattttttgccgATTTATATTTGGACACCGTGTGGAGCAGAATACAGAAATACTAAAAACGGTACAAGCCAGCCAACACTGCTAAACGCCTGAGAGAGCAGACCAGAAATAAATACCGTACGTTATTGTTTCAGACCATCAGTCGATCAGTCACGAAAGGAGGAAgttctgttaaaaataaaaacaaaaacggaAGCCAATTACACAACacgagcaatattttttctaggcAATGTTATTGCAGCTGCTTGTTTCCAACACTGCCGTGAGCAATAAAAGGAATTATGCTGCTGTTTACActcacaattttgaaaataaattactaacaTCAATAAAGagggaaaatatattaaaacaataatgtggaaaataaaacttctcgttatatttattactggcaagttaaattaaaagcaatgtGATCATAACATACAGTATATAATGTTAGTTAACACACACCTTTGCTCAGTCCAAAAAGTGctgttttgtgttttcaatttatgacTCTAGGAATATCGTGTACCACCTttagctgcaaaaaaatacatattatgtatgtatggaaaggaaaatatattcactTTTGCAGCACTCTCTCATCGTTCAGCTCTCAACTTGTGTAAACCTCATACTTTATTCTTAGTGTGACAGATGTTGCTGCCGCTAAGAGTGTGGACAAAAAATCCAGGTTCAAAATCAACGCATGAGAGTTATTCAATATtgagatatatatatatatatatatataaaatataatgcatGGCGGTCGCAGCTGCAGAAGCAAATGAGGATTGCCCAGCTAATTGTAAGAGATCTTAAAgatgaagaaatttaaatttaaccggtTATATgcctaaaaaattagaattttccCAATTAAAGTCATAGATCTTGGTCACAATGAATTTGCTAAATCGAATCAACCAATAATTCGAATGTAACTAACCATTGACTGAAAAAGCATATTTCTCCCTACTGCCGGCCGGGTTAATCGAGCTTTTTCGTCAGCTTCTGCTACAGAAGTACTGAGAAATCGTGGCGCACGCgatataattttctctcttcaCTTCCTTGTTCTCGGAAGTGACGGCTAGTTTGAAGTCGAAGGCACACATACAACACATATCGATCAATACACGTACACTTTCACACAATCTCGCTTTATGCATATCCCGTCTGTAAATTGACAAGTGTCACCCTCTTTGGCTGTTCTTGGCGATGGACGCACGAAAGTGCCTCAAGAGCTCCGATACCCTACACTTTCATGCGTTCGGAAATCAGTTTTGCTGATCTGCTCTCGAGAATCAGGGATTCTTGGATGCTTattcaatttgcatgcaaattgcgcTGTGAGGAGCAAACAGGATGTCAGAGCGATCGACGCAGAAATTCCAGTGCGATTCTTTCatatctctctctcgctccacTGGCGgcgtaaaatttataaaaatgcgtCCTGCTGTAAGTGTTTGGTCACGGGGAAAGAAACCATACGCGCTGAGCTcgaaatgctttttaatatgtattgttCCACGTCGCGACTGAGCATTTGGCAGCGACCGCTGACGAGAGGGAAGTTCATAAACATCGGCTCTAACGATTTTCGCTCTAATTGTTTGAACTGGCAGAGGAGATTGTCAACTGcgtctgaaaaaaaataaaagctcacGTACAGATTGGCCCAggttggataaaaattatttttattgagtcTCCAGTGCCTCTCAGTTCGGCTCTCCATAAAATTGCATATTGATTCGGTCTAATGATGCCGAAATCGATCTCTGATCAACCGGGTGGTTCCCTCGTGGCATGGTGGGTGTTGTGTGGAGAAGCGACGGATCCACCGTGATAGAGGTgtaatcaataaaatgaattgagtGAATGTTTGCTCTCGGCCTGCGGCCACCAGCAACCATCAACCCGGCTTGTTTTGTGATCAGCCGAGAGCCAGCTGTGATTGGTATAATGAACGTTGTTCATTTCCATCTCGTTTGGACTTTGGTAAAATAGTGACGCACGCTGATTGATGCAGACAGAGCGACGCCTCTACCTCACGCAACGGATTCACGTTTTCCTGACCGCACGGATCACATGCCAGTGCagtggaaaatgtttttcgaATTAAATCTCAATGAAAACAtcctatttatttgttttgtcgCTCACAACAACACTTCTTAGAATTAAAAGAGTGTGTTTAAGATTAATAAATCATACTACCACCATCAGCTTCAAAATAATGCATTGCATATACAATGTAAGTCTCACTCGGCGAGCACCCGATCAAATAAACTCATTCGTACATCGCTTCTCACAGCCCTGTTGTGCACTAGTCTTACGGCTTACATAAAATGCGATTGTGGGCGGCGGTGGAAGTGCCCTGCAGTGCACAATTTAACTTTTGCCTGCGTTCATGTACTAGATCCgaagtgaaaaaaatactctttTCCACTACGTAGCGCACAAACGACAGTGATATTGATATTGTGGTAAAAAACGTCATCATACATTTGGTGCTTAAATTATTCCAGcttgaaacaaacaaaactcacaatcaatttttttgtgttatttaGAGAAATATATTGCGGATATATTTCTGCATTTcctgagtgttttttttttaattttttgttccgaCATTCAGCCTGTCGTGGTTGTATTTGAgggcaattttcaattttgcaataaattatttcgtgGTAGAATGACACAATTGAATATTAGCAATCGtggtttttattgcttttacaAACCTTGGTAATTTTCTCTTGATAAACAGATTTcctaatttaacatttttttgggtataaatttttaaatgacattaataattattgttgctcTCGTGCAAgattgatttaaaagttttggtGATAGTAATTcgtgaaattataataaaaccaAAGCTCGCCATGAAACTGTAGCGGATGCGGAGCCAAGCTCCTActcctttttcacttttggttCAGGGTGTTGCTAGTAATCATTGTTAGGGattatttgttagaaaattcACTGAAACCAATTGAAAAactgtcatttaaaaaaaagaattaaaaggCTAAAATCAGATTGGCATATAATTGAAAAGTATTATTacctttcaaaaattgaaccTCGCCCTTTCTTGGGGAGGAATTAACAATTATTCATTTCACTTAcggcattttaaatattttaacagccTCCATGTCCATGGTAAATGTAGATTAATTGAGTTTaatcaatttgtatttaaaaggggaaaggaattaaaaatttcaagaataagaacgaataaatttaatacacacacctcgttaaaaaaacattgaggTTCTTGAAGCCGCCTTAATTTGAATGGACTAGGCATTCAGGTTTCACCTTGCAAATTACGTAACATTCATATTTACAATCCAAGTCGACAAGCTTTTTTCTCTCCCAAGTGAAATATGAAACACATGTTTCCTGGCCTGCATTAAAGTTTCTGGGATTACCGTGCGCCTTGTCCCACAAAGTATTTGAAGGAAGGAGCTGTTCTCCATCAATCCATTTGAACTTCCCTGGTCTCTGCTCAATATCAGATGCCCCCAGCCACCAAACACCTGAAATTTAGTTGCATGAGTGTTGCAAAGTATTAGCAATATTTAGCAGTACCGTGGTCAATAATCCTCTTTGACTCGTCGAAAAGTCCATCCAGTTGACTTTGATTCTGTACCTTCACCATGTACATGTTATTTCTTTCGCAGAATTGTTTTGATTCAGTCCAACTCATCTGAGATGAAACAAAAGTTAAcctttgttcttttttttatagttttgagCTCACTTTTTTGGGATAAGAAAAAAAGTAGGTCATTTCATCTGCAGACAGAGTTCTCACTCTACCAGtgcctgaaatttttttattaattttttggatataaattttagcttttaccATTATCCGGACAGGGTTTAAACTCTATCTCCTCATCGATCTTTGGATTGCTGATTCCGACTgtaatattttgctgaaaattaactTACATTACCCTTTGACTTTTGACTTATAGAATATTGTgttaagtattaaaaaaaggaaaccaaAACAATGATGGTAGCAATTAGGGCAATAAGAAAACTAATAGGCTTTTCACATTCAATTTAGCAATTGCCCCAAGTTTTGACtgtggttttatttatattctttgTGACTATTCAGTTATTAATATAGTTTCTATGTTGATTAAAATAACCACCAGCATGTCCTTGATACTGGAAATGTCCTCCTTTAAGTGTTGTAAATCGTTTGCCAACTTGCTCTCCTCATCAGTGAAGccactgcatttttaaataacattttaagtcTCTTTTTCGCTTCCAATTGAGCACATACCTGCATCTGTAGCGTTTACGGAGCATTGTCTTCAGAGTCAGGGCCTCAATCTCGCAGTCGTCCGCATCCGCGACTTCAGCGGAAAACGCTGTTTGGCAAACGGCAAAAGCCACCAGGACGGCGAAAGCAGACCATTTTATGCTTTGCGTCTGCATTCTGAGCGTGGGTTGCTATCAGATCCGACGGCGGCCGTCTGAATGCCATGAAAAAGTGCTTTTATAGCGTTGCAATGCGCATATATTGCGTTGACGTCTGATTTAAGACACGTGTGAAGCAGAGTTCAAATAACTATAGTTAGTAAAAAAGCGTTTGTGCTCTACAAGCAATGCGGGATTGACTAATAATAGCTTATACTAGATTGCCATGTggtattcattaaaaaattaatctacttgctctaatttagaaaatgcGTACTccgtgaaataataaaaactcatgaaatatttgaaattgcatttattcACAAAATCATATACGCTGCAATAATTGgtatagtaataataatatttatggaTTATTCTCACTTTCCAAAAGAGCAGAAATCAGCTAGTGGAACGTACTTTTTGAGCACTCTCCTAGATTTTGAAACACGGCGTTATTTAAGAGTAAAAAGCTTCTCAGGCTGCCTGGGTTTGGTAATACATTAGGACACATACGCCCACCTTGACGTAGGACCGGACCGCCGTCCGTAGCCCGGAGCCGTAGTGAATCTCTAAACCACAAATTAAGAGGTGGTCTCACTTTCTACAGGCACGCCGCACTATTGTGCCAGCAAAGGCCATTGAGGACAGTTGCACTTGCAGCCGCACCGTTTTTATGAATGCAAACGCGGTTGCGAGGCAGCATCATTAAAAGTGTTGTAAAAGGACCGCGGGCTGGCAGAGGACCTAGATTTTGGAAAACATTAAGATTAAGGTCGTGAACGCCAGTGGGTCCTATAGTAAAAGCGCGAGGAGCGCGGTCAGCCGCAAAAATTAGTTGGCATATAATGTTGTGCATccctggtgaattttaaaagcagccaCAAATTTCATGCATTCCGCGTCATTTCACTGTCAGAAAGTATGTCACGCAACGTCAATTATCGCCCGGAGCAGCAGGGGAAAGGGCTGAATATTCATTAGTTTCAGTGGAAAATGAGTGTGGCAGGAGTTTTTATGTGCGCGGTTCGGTCAATGGGTGCTCGGTTCGCCGCtcct
This window encodes:
- the LOC135940559 gene encoding uncharacterized protein LOC135940559, translating into MQTQSIKWSAFAVLVAFAVCQTAFSAEVADADDCEIEALTLKTMLRKRYRCSGFTDEESKLANDLQHLKEDISSIKDMLQNITVGISNPKIDEEIEFKPCPDNGTGRVRTLSADEMTYFFSYPKKMSWTESKQFCERNNMYMVKVQNQSQLDGLFDESKRIIDHGVWWLGASDIEQRPGKFKWIDGEQLLPSNTLWDKAHGNPRNFNAGQETCVSYFTWERKKLVDLDCKYECYVICKVKPECLVHSN